In Ptychodera flava strain L36383 chromosome 17, AS_Pfla_20210202, whole genome shotgun sequence, one genomic interval encodes:
- the LOC139115234 gene encoding monocarboxylate transporter 12-like isoform X2 — protein MFVIATAISNALVRRIGHRPTVMLAGALGTTGLLLSSFATSLHQLYFTYGGIAGFGLGMSYMPCVDMTGKYFKRRLSLALGLGMSGTGAGQFLLALVNQLLVDYYGWRGMLLILAAVSFHMCLAGALLRPLKQYKSLQMQESQSLQQDCDSGTAVPFNKTIETASDKVTKSENQTIDERTDGCSARERTCKCCPQRCKRVTEFFSSMYDRALLTHPVYWMHIVVAIGQPIGHITVTTHVVRRLRDFGITDTRSSMIAALMGLAQLVGRPLYGTIANTGRVKPNVLYGIAMATCGAVTIVSIYVKTMAGQIVYILLFGMCVGGYVVLIPIVVTYYHGKDMIGIGTSGLLQIHGIVGLIIAPLAGYLRDKYGEYDQAFWVVVAAYTITSVAAFLLPIVDRLVKNHRKKADSNVRTAYDVKESGVFDESTV, from the exons ATGTTTGTGATTGCGACTGCTATTTCCAACGCACTAGTGAGGAGAATTGGTCATCGGCCAACAGTCATGCTAGCTGGTGCACTCGGCACCACCGGATTACTACTGAGCTCTTTCGCTACGTCTCTTCATCAGCTGTACTTTACATATGGCGGCATCGCTG GATTCGGTCTGGGAATGTCATATATGCCTTGTGTAGACATGACtggtaaatattttaaaaggaGGCTATCTCTTGCACTTGGACTCGGCATGTCTGGTACCGGTGCTGGTCAATTCTTGCTAGCACTTGTCAATCAATTGCTGGTGGATTACTATGGATGGAGAGGTATGCTTTTAATTCTGGCAGCTGTGAGTTTCCACATGTGTTTGGCTGGCGCCCTCCTGCGACCACTAAAACAATACAAGTCACTTCAAATGCAAGAAAGCCAAAGTTTACAACAAGATTGCGATAGTGGGACGGCGGTGCCTTTCAACAAAACTATCGAAACTGCAAGTGATAAAgtgacaaaatctgaaaatcaAACGATAGATGAAAGAACAGACGGATGTAGTGCTCGTGAGAGGACATGTAAATGCTGCCCTCAACGATGTAAGCGTGTTACCGAATTTTTTTCATCAATGTATGATAGGGCACTGCTAACGCATCCAGTATATTGGATGCATATTGTGGTGGCTATAGGGCAACCAATTGGACATATAACTGTAACTACGCATGTG GTACGTCGACTTCGTGACTTTGGCATTACGGACACCAGGAGTTCCATGATCGCCGCTCTCATGGGACTTGCACAACTCGTTGGTCGACCTCTATATGGAACCATTGCAAACACTGGTCGGGTGAAACCAAATGTGTTATATGgaattgccatggcaacatgtgGTGCTGTAACTATCGTCAGTATCTACGTCAAGACTATGGCAG GTCAGATTGTTTACATATTACTGTTCGGGATGTGTGTTGGAGGCTATGTAGTACTGATTCCCATTGTTGTCACTTATTACCATGGCAAAGACATGATTGGAATCGGAACTTCGGGGTTGCTCCAAATCCATGGCATTGTCGGGTTGATAATTGCCCCTCTGGCAG GATATTTGAGAGACAAATACGGAGAATACGACCAAGCATTTTGGGTCGTGGTTGCTGCCTACACAATAACCAGTGTTGCTGCTTTTTTGTTACCGATAGTAGACCGACTGGTCAAAAATCATCGGAAAAAAGCTGACTCTAATGTGCGGACTGCGTATGACGTCAAAGAATCGGGAGTATTTGACGAATCTacagtttga